A stretch of the Lolium perenne isolate Kyuss_39 chromosome 3, Kyuss_2.0, whole genome shotgun sequence genome encodes the following:
- the LOC127342458 gene encoding cysteine proteinase inhibitor 12 — protein MRVAATPTRPVSSAPVLAALAILLLAGSASLAAGAMAGHVLGGKTDTPAAANSLDTDGLARFAVDEHNKRQNALLEFVRVVEAKEQVVAGTVHHLTLEALEAGSKKVYEAKVWVKPWLNFKELQEFVHTGDATSFTASDLGAKKGDHEPGWRDVPVHDPVVKDAADHAVKTIQQRSNSLFPYELLEIIHAKAEVVEDFAKFDILMKLKRGTKEEKMKAEVHKNLEGAFVLSQMQPEHDESSSQ, from the exons ATGCGCGTTGCTGCAACCCCAACCCGGCCCGTCTCCTCCGCTCCCGTCCTCGCCGCCCTAGccatcctcctcctcgccggctcCGCCTCCCTCGCGGCCGGAGCCATGGCGGGCCACGTCCTCGGCGGCAAGACCGAcacccccgccgccgccaacAGCCTCGACACCGACGGCCTCGCCCGCTTCGCCGTCGACGAGCACAACAAGCGCCAG AACGCGCTGCTGGAGTTCGTGCGGGTCGTCGAGGCCAAGGAGCAGGTGGTGGCCGGCACCGTGCACCACCTCACGCTCGAGGCGCTCGAGGCCGGCAGCAAGAAGGTCTACGAGGCTAAGGTCTGGGTCAAGCCATGGCTCAACTTCAAGGAGCTGCAGGAGTTCGTCCACACCGGGGACGCAACCTCCTTCACCGCCTCCGACCTCGGCGCCAAGAAAG GGGACCATGAGCCTGGATGGCGTGATGTGCCTGTACATGACCCTGTAGTCAAAGATGCTGCAGACCATGCTGTGAAAACAATCCAGCAGAGGTCGAACTCCCTTTTCCCATATGAACTTCTTGAAATCATTCATGCAAAGGCAGAG GTTGTTGAGGACTTCGCGAAGTTTGACATCCTCATGAAACTGAAGAGAGGGACCAAGGAGGAGAAAATGAAAGCTGAGGTCCATAAGAACCTTGAGGGAGCTTTTGTGCTGAGCCAGATGCAGCCAGAGCATGATGAATCTAGCAGCCAGTGA
- the LOC139830091 gene encoding actin-related protein 6-like: MTGGSGVVVLDNGGGLLKAGFGGDKDPIAVVPNCIAKSPGSSTNSKKWLAADQLQAQDIDVTGMTLRRPVDRGYLINTEVQREVWERVLRNLLQVDPTNSSLLLVEPQFNPPGLQHATDELVFEEFAFKSLCVADSSSLVHLYEASRQPSLLKSQCSLVVDCGFSFTHACPVLQNFTLNYAVRRMDLGGKALTNYLKEIVSYRSLNVMDETLLIDDTKEKLCFVSLDVPCDLQLARSAASLIDLDKNILNSGLLFCLRKVGLQPNFRFS, encoded by the coding sequence ATGACGGGCGGATCAGGTGTGGTGGTGCTAGACAATGGGGGTGGTCTTCTGAAGGCTGGTTTTGGTGGGGACAAGGATCCAATTGCTGTTGTCCCCAACTGTATAGCAAAGTCCCCTGGTTCCAGCACAAATTCAAAGAAATGGCTAGCGGCTGACCAACTGCAGGCACAAGATATTGATGTGACTGGTATGACATTGAGGCGTCCTGTTGATCGTGGCTATCTTATCAATACAGAGGTGCAGCGGGAGGTGTGGGAACGGGTTCTGCGCAACCTGCTCCAAGTGGATCCTACAAATTCATCCTTGCTATTGGTGGAGCCACAGTTCAACCCTCCAGGACTGCAGCATGCTACTGACGAACTGGTGTTTGAGGAGTTTGCGTTCAAATCTCTTTGTGTTGCAGACTCTTCCTCCCTTGTCCACCTTTATGAGGCTAGTCGCCAGCCATCGCTCTTGAAATCCCAATGCAGTCTTGTTGTTGACTGTGGCTTCTCCTTCACCCATGCATGCCCGGTCCTTCAGAACTTTACCCTGAATTATGCTGTGCGGCGCATGGACCTTGGTGGCAAGGCCCTCACGAACTATCTCAAGGAGATCGTTTCATACCGTTCCCTTAATGTCATGGATGAGACCCTGCTCATTGATGATACAAAGGAAAAGCTATGCTTTGTGTCCCTTGATGTCCCTTGTGATCTTCAACTCGCTAGGTCTGCTGCCTCCCTCATCGATCTTGATAAGAACATATTAAACTCTGGCCTTTTATTTTGTTTGCGTAAGGTCGGACTGCAACCAAATTTTAGGTTTAGTTGA
- the LOC139837996 gene encoding uncharacterized protein, with protein MVPKAESSTFRRKKNYTVQNVLALLDFDLRFTYVLAGWEGSVPHASILADSLFRHDGLKIPDAKFCLGDAGHACRPKILPPFRKTRYHLNEFSARKRSQNAKELFNLRHLNLRVSIERAFVALKNRFQVLYQKRFHKYDAQV; from the coding sequence ATGGTGCCCAAAGCAGAATCTTCAACATTCCGAAGAAAGAAGAACTACACCGTCCAGAATGTCCTAGCTCTTTTGGATTTTGATCTTAGGTTCACATATGTGCTTGCTGGTTGGGAGGGTTCAGTTCCTCACGCAAGCATCCTTGCTGACAGCTTGTTCAGGCATGATGGGCTGAAAATCCCTGATGCCAAGTTCTGCCTAGGAGATGCTGGACATGCATGCCGACCTAAGATTCTACCACCCTTCAGAAAAACAAGGTATCACCTCAATGAGTTCAGTGCAAGGAAAAGATCGCAAAATGCGAAAGAGTTGTTCAATCTCAGACACTTAAACCTTAGAGTCAGCATTGAGAGGGCATTTGTAGCTCTGAAGAATAGGTTTCAGGTTCTTTACCAGAAACGCTTCCACAAGTACGACGCTCAAGTTTAG